One sulfur-oxidizing endosymbiont of Gigantopelta aegis genomic region harbors:
- the rfbB gene encoding dTDP-glucose 4,6-dehydratase, whose protein sequence is MNIIVTGGAGFIGSAVIRQYISDTEHTIINVDVLTYAGNLESLAEVENNPRYHFEQVNICDNEAMTRVFEQYQPDAIMHLAAESHVDRSIDGPADFIQTNIVGTCNLLEVARHYWNDLDEARKAKFRFHHVSTDEVYGDLDETGLFTEETAYEPSSPYSASKASSDHLVRAWHRTYGFPIVITNCSNNYGSHQFPEKLIPLVTLNALEGKPLPIYGNGQQIRDWLHVDDHARALRLVLETGKNAQTYNIGGHNEKTNLEVVKTICALLDKLVPESPYKPHEQLITYVSDRPGHDLRYAIDADKIDRDLGWLPVETFESGIEKTIHWYLNNREWCQHVQDGSYQRERLGSSEVGENT, encoded by the coding sequence TTGAATATTATTGTCACTGGCGGCGCTGGTTTTATTGGTTCGGCGGTTATACGCCAATACATAAGCGATACCGAACATACTATCATTAATGTCGATGTCCTGACCTATGCAGGCAACCTCGAATCCTTGGCAGAAGTTGAAAACAACCCCCGATACCATTTTGAACAAGTCAATATTTGCGATAATGAGGCCATGACCCGCGTCTTTGAGCAGTATCAACCGGATGCCATCATGCATTTGGCGGCTGAATCCCATGTTGATCGCTCCATTGATGGCCCTGCTGATTTTATCCAGACTAATATCGTTGGCACCTGCAACTTATTGGAAGTGGCGCGTCATTATTGGAATGACTTAGATGAAGCTCGAAAAGCTAAATTTCGTTTTCATCATGTTTCCACCGATGAAGTGTATGGCGATCTGGATGAAACCGGACTTTTCACCGAAGAAACCGCCTATGAACCCAGCTCCCCCTATTCTGCCAGTAAAGCATCTTCTGATCATTTAGTAAGAGCCTGGCATCGTACCTATGGCTTCCCCATCGTCATTACCAACTGCTCCAATAATTATGGTAGCCATCAATTTCCTGAAAAACTCATACCACTGGTCACACTCAATGCTCTGGAAGGTAAGCCTCTGCCTATTTATGGCAATGGCCAACAAATACGTGACTGGCTGCATGTTGATGATCATGCACGAGCCTTAAGATTAGTGCTGGAAACCGGCAAAAATGCTCAAACCTATAATATTGGCGGGCATAATGAAAAAACCAATCTGGAAGTAGTAAAAACAATCTGTGCCTTATTGGATAAATTAGTACCTGAATCACCTTATAAGCCCCATGAACAATTAATCACCTATGTCAGTGACCGCCCAGGCCATGACTTACGCTATGCCATTGATGCCGATAAAATTGATCGTGATTTAGGCTGGTTGCCGGTCGAAACCTTTGAGTCAGGCATCGAAAAAACCATTCATTGGTATCTGAATAATCGTGAATGGTGTCAACATGTGCAAGACGGTAGTTATCAGCGCGAGCGATTGGGATCGTCCGAAGTGGGAGAAAATACATGA
- a CDS encoding type II toxin-antitoxin system VapC family toxin: MKYLIDTHIFLWLIFEPGKLSKNIIDTLKNSSNQVCISSISFWEISLKFNLGKLELNGISPEELPDIAAQMDIEVLDVGSKTMASFHQLKKVDKHKDPFDRIVIGFCLLNDYILVSQDGKFSAYEELGLSTLTAPKIVR; the protein is encoded by the coding sequence ATGAAGTACTTAATTGATACGCATATTTTTTTGTGGCTAATTTTTGAGCCAGGCAAGTTATCAAAAAATATTATTGATACGCTAAAAAATAGTTCAAATCAAGTGTGTATCAGCTCGATTAGCTTTTGGGAAATATCGTTAAAATTTAATCTAGGGAAGCTTGAATTAAATGGTATATCCCCTGAAGAACTACCTGACATCGCAGCTCAAATGGATATCGAAGTGCTTGATGTGGGGAGCAAAACAATGGCCAGTTTTCATCAATTAAAAAAAGTAGATAAGCACAAAGATCCATTTGATCGGATTGTGATCGGGTTTTGTCTTTTGAATGATTACATTTTAGTGAGCCAGGATGGAAAGTTCAGTGCCTATGAGGAATTGGGCCTATCAACATTAACAGCGCCTAAAATTGTAAGATAA
- a CDS encoding IS3 family transposase yields MPFYGCFRSCYYDWVSSPKTDREKENEALTEQLKNCLKTVARLMEPVVLKRKLAEKGVHISRRRIGRLMKKAGLFCKTKRRFKATTNSKHNKRISPNLLEREFTVSQPDRYYVGDITYIATKEGWLYLAVVIDLFSRQIVGWSMDERMKAKLVNDALLMAIWKRKPMDGLLWHTDRGSQYASDSHRKILSDHNIIQSMSRKGNCWDNAVSESFFHSLKTELTHHCRFKTRVEAKQAIFEYIEVFYNRERLHSANDYLSPVDYEIQQEIA; encoded by the coding sequence GTGCCGTTTTATGGATGTTTCCGTAGTTGCTATTATGATTGGGTTAGCTCTCCTAAAACGGATAGAGAGAAAGAAAATGAAGCGCTTACTGAGCAGCTAAAAAACTGTTTGAAGACAGTCGCAAGACTTATGGAACCCGTCGTCTTAAAAAGAAAACTGGCTGAAAAAGGCGTTCATATAAGCCGCCGGAGAATTGGTCGATTAATGAAAAAAGCCGGTTTGTTTTGTAAAACGAAGAGACGCTTTAAAGCGACGACTAATTCCAAGCATAATAAGCGTATATCTCCAAATTTACTGGAAAGAGAGTTTACTGTCTCTCAACCTGATCGCTACTATGTGGGTGATATTACCTATATTGCCACCAAGGAAGGCTGGTTATATTTAGCGGTTGTCATTGACTTATTCTCTAGGCAAATTGTTGGCTGGTCGATGGATGAGCGAATGAAAGCCAAGCTAGTCAATGATGCTTTACTGATGGCCATATGGAAGCGTAAACCAATGGATGGATTGCTTTGGCATACTGACCGAGGTAGCCAATATGCCTCTGATAGTCATAGAAAAATATTGTCGGATCATAACATAATTCAGTCTATGAGCCGCAAAGGAAATTGCTGGGACAATGCTGTATCAGAGAGCTTCTTTCATAGTTTGAAAACTGAATTGACGCACCATTGTCGATTCAAAACCAGAGTAGAAGCAAAGCAGGCAATATTTGAATATATTGAGGTATTTTATAATCGGGAGCGACTTCATTCGGCTAATGATTATTTGTCACCAGTCGATTATGAAATACAGCAGGAAATAGCTTAA
- the tnpB gene encoding IS66 family insertion sequence element accessory protein TnpB (TnpB, as the term is used for proteins encoded by IS66 family insertion elements, is considered an accessory protein, since TnpC, encoded by a neighboring gene, is a DDE family transposase.), protein MKSAILPSLSLPQVYLYLKPVDFRKSFIGLSAIVECELGHNPFAGHLYAFTNRQRNKIKCLFWDNTGFVLYYKSLSEEKFKWPKGEDDLMNITGQQ, encoded by the coding sequence ATGAAGTCAGCCATACTTCCATCACTCAGCCTGCCACAGGTGTATCTCTATCTGAAGCCTGTTGATTTTCGTAAAAGTTTTATTGGCCTCAGTGCCATTGTTGAATGTGAATTAGGTCATAATCCTTTTGCAGGCCATCTGTATGCCTTTACCAATCGTCAGCGTAATAAAATTAAATGCCTCTTCTGGGATAATACCGGTTTTGTACTCTATTACAAAAGTCTCTCAGAAGAAAAGTTCAAATGGCCAAAGGGTGAAGATGACCTGATGAATATCACCGGACAACAATGA
- the tnpA gene encoding IS66 family insertion sequence element accessory protein TnpA, whose amino-acid sequence MKPETQANSKQFWQDHVNQWNENSISQASYCQEHGLPIKRFGYYKRKLLGATTQTSAMTKGNGFIQLSSPTHYSARTSALIVELPNQLRIEGVTADNVQLVKQLAGLFQ is encoded by the coding sequence ATGAAACCAGAAACCCAAGCCAACTCAAAACAATTTTGGCAAGACCACGTTAATCAATGGAATGAAAACAGTATCAGCCAGGCATCCTATTGTCAGGAACATGGGCTACCCATCAAACGTTTTGGCTATTACAAGCGTAAGTTGCTGGGTGCAACAACGCAAACCAGTGCGATGACAAAGGGGAATGGTTTTATTCAACTATCTTCCCCGACACACTATTCAGCCCGCACCTCAGCATTAATTGTAGAATTACCCAATCAGCTACGCATTGAAGGGGTGACTGCCGATAATGTACAGCTGGTAAAACAATTAGCAGGATTGTTCCAATGA
- the istB gene encoding IS21-like element helper ATPase IstB produces MLDMPTDKEVERLLEQLKYFKLPGIAEHYEETALKANKDSWSHVNYLTQLIELENNRRQERAIERKVKTARFPFVKTLQQFSWNWPKKINQLQIKDLFRLQFLKQHTNIILLGGVGLGKTHLATALGHHACLNGKRVLFTNTVDAINSLIVAQKSGRLKLEMRKYIKPEILILDELGYLPIDKNGADMLFQIISGRYEVGSTVITTNRAFKDWPEIFNNDSTLTSALLDRLLHHAQTVVIEGKSYRMKDQIES; encoded by the coding sequence ATGCTTGATATGCCCACTGATAAAGAAGTCGAAAGACTACTTGAACAGTTGAAATACTTTAAGTTGCCTGGTATTGCCGAGCATTATGAAGAGACGGCTTTAAAGGCTAATAAAGACAGTTGGTCTCATGTTAATTACCTGACTCAGTTAATTGAGTTGGAAAATAATAGGCGACAGGAAAGAGCAATTGAACGTAAAGTGAAAACGGCTCGATTCCCATTTGTGAAAACACTACAGCAGTTCAGTTGGAACTGGCCAAAGAAAATTAATCAACTGCAGATCAAGGATCTCTTTCGGCTACAGTTTTTAAAGCAACACACTAATATTATTTTACTGGGTGGCGTTGGCTTAGGAAAAACGCATCTGGCCACCGCCTTAGGTCATCATGCCTGTCTCAATGGAAAACGGGTCTTGTTTACAAATACGGTGGATGCCATTAACTCACTCATTGTGGCACAGAAATCGGGTCGTTTGAAACTGGAAATGCGCAAATACATTAAACCTGAAATCCTCATTTTAGATGAACTGGGCTACTTACCCATTGATAAGAATGGAGCCGATATGCTGTTTCAAATCATCTCTGGTCGTTATGAAGTGGGCTCAACGGTGATCACCACCAATCGTGCCTTTAAGGACTGGCCAGAGATCTTTAACAATGACAGCACATTGACCTCAGCATTGCTGGATAGATTACTGCATCATGCTCAGACAGTGGTTATTGAAGGAAAAAGCTATCGTATGAAAGATCAGATTGAAAGTTAA
- a CDS encoding Rpn family recombination-promoting nuclease/putative transposase, protein MKHAIDPTIDCVFKAILGSNEHINLLLNFLNAICKDDLQSPIQDLTIVNPYNDKIFLNDKLSIVDIKANDKDGNTFQIEIQISVPQSLKYRMLHNWAELYSRQLTEGETWNKLQPVISIWLVCEPIFRDYSGFHSCFTFRDEKNNLELAEHAKYTS, encoded by the coding sequence ATGAAACACGCTATTGATCCCACTATCGACTGTGTCTTTAAGGCAATTCTTGGTTCTAACGAGCACATCAATTTATTGCTCAATTTCTTAAATGCTATTTGTAAGGATGACCTCCAGTCTCCCATCCAAGATCTCACGATTGTTAACCCATATAACGACAAAATTTTTCTCAATGATAAATTAAGCATCGTTGATATTAAGGCTAATGATAAGGATGGCAATACATTTCAGATTGAAATTCAAATCTCAGTGCCACAAAGCTTAAAATACCGTATGCTGCACAATTGGGCTGAATTATATAGTCGCCAATTAACCGAAGGAGAAACCTGGAATAAATTACAACCGGTCATTTCTATTTGGCTGGTATGTGAACCTATTTTTCGGGATTATTCTGGATTTCATAGTTGCTTCACTTTCCGAGATGAAAAAAATAATCTAGAATTAGCAGAACATGCTAAATACACGTCATAG
- a CDS encoding pyridoxal-dependent decarboxylase, exosortase A system-associated, whose translation MKKQSAQKKSAHHVSLNYFPMKKGRLFVGDKPLEQVVAMVGQTPLYIYDRQLITERMTSLREILPEKIQLHYAMKANPMPAVVQHLASLVDGLDVASQGEMLTAINAGMPPGNISFAGPGKTDAELKAAIAAQIVLNVESENELRRIDAFGKALGLTPDIALRVNPDFELKSSGMKMSGGAKQFGIDAELLPELLTRLAEFSVHFVGFHIFSGSQNLNSEALMDVHNKTFELAAQLSESVQGDFGQINIGGGFGIPYFPGDKVLDLQPVAENLQRLLTAYPQFKDKEIIIELGRYLVGEAGIYVSKVIDKKDSRGQNYLITDGGLHHHLSNSGNFGQVIRKNYPVRISQRKESSVLENTTVVGPLCTPLDTLANKMDLPKAEIGDLVVILQSGAYGKSASPEHFLGHPAVKELLL comes from the coding sequence ATGAAAAAACAATCAGCGCAAAAAAAGTCAGCTCACCATGTGTCTTTAAACTACTTTCCTATGAAAAAAGGACGATTGTTTGTTGGCGATAAGCCATTGGAGCAAGTGGTTGCAATGGTGGGACAAACACCTCTCTATATTTATGACCGACAGCTTATCACTGAACGAATGACATCGTTACGTGAAATACTCCCTGAAAAAATTCAGCTGCATTATGCGATGAAAGCCAATCCTATGCCCGCCGTCGTTCAGCATCTGGCGAGTTTAGTGGATGGCCTAGATGTCGCCTCACAGGGTGAAATGCTGACGGCCATTAATGCTGGAATGCCGCCGGGTAATATTAGTTTTGCGGGGCCAGGGAAAACGGATGCGGAGTTAAAAGCGGCCATCGCGGCTCAAATTGTACTGAACGTTGAGTCAGAAAATGAGCTTAGGCGTATTGATGCTTTTGGCAAAGCGCTGGGCTTAACTCCCGATATTGCTTTGAGGGTGAATCCTGATTTTGAGCTGAAATCATCGGGAATGAAAATGTCCGGTGGTGCCAAGCAATTTGGTATTGATGCCGAGCTATTACCGGAGTTGTTGACACGTTTGGCTGAATTTTCAGTTCATTTTGTTGGTTTTCATATCTTTTCCGGCTCGCAAAACCTCAATAGTGAAGCCTTAATGGATGTCCACAATAAAACCTTTGAGTTAGCAGCACAACTCAGTGAATCAGTGCAGGGTGACTTTGGACAGATCAATATTGGTGGCGGTTTTGGTATTCCGTATTTCCCTGGCGATAAAGTGCTGGATTTGCAACCGGTGGCAGAAAACCTGCAACGCTTATTAACAGCATATCCTCAGTTTAAAGATAAAGAAATTATTATCGAATTGGGGCGTTATTTGGTGGGTGAAGCGGGTATCTATGTCAGTAAAGTGATTGATAAAAAAGACTCCCGTGGTCAGAATTACTTAATTACTGATGGTGGCTTACATCATCATTTATCCAATTCAGGTAACTTTGGCCAGGTGATACGAAAAAATTATCCGGTGCGCATCAGCCAGCGAAAAGAGTCATCCGTATTGGAGAATACAACGGTTGTTGGGCCTCTTTGTACGCCGCTTGATACCCTCGCCAACAAGATGGATCTTCCAAAAGCAGAAATCGGTGATTTGGTGGTGATTTTACAATCCGGCGCCTATGGCAAATCGGCCAGTCCAGAGCATTTTCTTGGGCATCCTGCCGTAAAAGAGTTGTTGCTTTAA
- a CDS encoding acyl-CoA ligase (AMP-forming), exosortase A system-associated — MPYLLHDLTQHAARNFAHKEALLFKTEVVNYQTLNERIKVTAKGLLALGIKPSERIAIYLPKCIESVVSMFACSVTGACFVPINPVLTAQQVNHILADCSVRILITSSARLKQLEGVLSQCVHLQTVVLVDWIKVDAISLPLINIIQWDDIQSKCIEQPEFSRHDTDVAAILYTSGSRGHPKGVMLSHRNLLLGAKSVAKYLNNTADDRILAVLPLSFDYGLSQLTTAFSVGATVVLMDYLLPRDVIKAIVCYQITGLAAVPPLWIQLAPLDWPEEARQSLRYFTNSGGTLPVEILNALRQKLPNSQAFLMYGLTEAFRSTYVPPEALDSHQASIGIAIPNADVRVLHEDGSECDDNEPGELVHSGELVSLGYWNSPEKTAECFKAIPATASGKPASNWALWSGDTVIRAKDGFLSFVGRKDDMIKTSGYRVSPNEVEELVYHSGLVKEVVALGVAHPMLGQAIVLLVVPENKALENKTLVSYCKKNLPNFMQPACIEINIALARNQNGKIDRKGLSLQYSDLFSELKK, encoded by the coding sequence ATGCCTTATTTATTACATGATTTAACTCAGCATGCTGCTCGAAATTTTGCTCATAAAGAGGCGCTTCTGTTTAAAACAGAGGTGGTCAATTATCAAACATTAAATGAGCGTATTAAAGTTACCGCTAAGGGTTTATTAGCCCTCGGAATAAAGCCTTCTGAGCGTATTGCCATTTACCTGCCCAAGTGTATTGAGTCTGTCGTCAGCATGTTTGCGTGTTCGGTGACGGGCGCATGTTTTGTGCCGATCAATCCTGTCTTAACCGCCCAACAAGTCAACCATATTCTTGCAGATTGTAGCGTGCGTATTCTTATAACATCGAGTGCACGTTTAAAGCAGCTTGAAGGTGTTTTATCTCAATGTGTTCACCTGCAGACTGTTGTTTTAGTGGATTGGATAAAAGTCGATGCTATCAGCTTGCCACTGATAAATATCATTCAATGGGATGACATTCAATCAAAATGTATAGAACAGCCGGAATTTAGTCGTCATGATACGGATGTGGCGGCGATTTTGTATACCTCAGGGAGTCGAGGTCATCCTAAAGGGGTTATGCTCTCTCATCGAAACCTGCTACTGGGTGCAAAAAGTGTTGCTAAGTATCTCAATAATACGGCGGATGATCGTATTCTGGCGGTGTTACCTTTGAGCTTTGATTATGGTTTAAGCCAATTGACTACGGCCTTTAGTGTGGGTGCTACGGTCGTATTGATGGATTATTTACTACCACGCGATGTCATCAAAGCCATAGTTTGTTACCAGATTACGGGCTTGGCTGCCGTGCCGCCGCTTTGGATTCAATTAGCACCATTAGACTGGCCAGAAGAGGCGAGGCAATCGTTGCGTTACTTCACTAATTCAGGTGGCACATTACCCGTAGAAATATTAAATGCTCTGAGGCAAAAGCTGCCCAATAGTCAGGCATTTTTAATGTACGGCTTAACAGAAGCTTTTCGCTCCACTTATGTGCCACCAGAAGCACTTGATTCTCATCAGGCTTCTATCGGTATCGCCATACCTAATGCGGATGTTAGAGTATTGCATGAGGACGGCAGTGAATGTGACGATAATGAGCCGGGTGAGTTGGTGCATAGTGGTGAACTGGTGTCATTGGGCTATTGGAATTCACCCGAAAAAACGGCAGAGTGTTTCAAAGCCATTCCAGCGACAGCATCAGGTAAGCCTGCATCCAATTGGGCTTTATGGTCAGGCGATACGGTGATACGCGCTAAGGATGGTTTTTTATCTTTTGTTGGGCGTAAGGATGACATGATAAAAACATCGGGCTATCGTGTGAGCCCCAATGAAGTGGAAGAGTTAGTCTATCATTCAGGGCTGGTTAAAGAAGTTGTAGCGCTGGGAGTTGCTCATCCAATGTTGGGACAGGCTATTGTTTTATTAGTCGTGCCGGAAAATAAGGCGCTGGAAAATAAGACGCTTGTCTCTTATTGTAAAAAAAATCTACCCAATTTTATGCAGCCTGCTTGTATTGAGATTAACATAGCTTTAGCGCGTAACCAAAATGGTAAAATAGATCGTAAAGGATTGAGTTTACAATATAGCGATCTGTTTTCTGAGTTGAAAAAATAA
- the msbA gene encoding lipid A export permease/ATP-binding protein MsbA — MNSETQPSGLKVYLRLLQYVKPHWKIFVLSVLGYLLYSGSQPLLAKVTGWLTDAVYTKDAEAVYLIPLSLLAIYFVRGLGGFIGTYFIAKVSFSVVHTLRTEMFDNMVRLPNSYYEQNNSGHLISMLTFNVAQVTGAATDAVKVIVREGITVIALLGFLFYSNWLLSLTFLAITPLIGFVVAYASKRFKKLSKKIQVTMGDITHISSEAINGYKEVKSFGGELYEQERFLSASRKNYRQNMKMVLTSAINTPVLQMIVASALATLVFLALTFLDEMQSDDFIAYIVAAGLLPKPIRQLSEVNATIQKGIAAAESVFRIIDETPEQDKGTLEASSIEGRLEFKDVSFKYPYTDKTVIKNISLIIEPGQTVAFVGRSGSGKSTLVSLISRFYDLKEGDILLDGRSVHDYSLQTLRSKIALVTQDVTLFNDTIEKNIAYGSLSQHSREAVEQAAESAYAMEFIVEQSDGLDTLIGEDGVLLSGGQRQRLAISRALLKDAPILILDEATSALDTESERKIQAALENVMTGRTTLVIAHRLSTIENADLIVVMDKGAILEMGSHDELISNNGFYKQLHNKQFDIDND, encoded by the coding sequence GTGAACTCAGAAACTCAGCCATCAGGCCTCAAGGTCTATCTTCGCTTGCTGCAATACGTCAAACCCCACTGGAAAATATTTGTCCTGAGTGTGCTGGGCTATTTGCTTTATTCAGGTTCACAGCCGTTATTGGCTAAAGTTACTGGCTGGTTGACCGATGCTGTTTACACCAAAGATGCAGAAGCTGTTTATCTAATCCCCTTGAGTTTATTGGCCATTTATTTTGTGCGTGGTCTAGGGGGCTTTATCGGTACTTATTTCATCGCCAAAGTGTCTTTTTCAGTTGTTCATACCTTACGTACCGAGATGTTTGATAACATGGTGCGCCTGCCTAATAGTTATTATGAGCAAAATAATTCAGGCCATTTAATTTCTATGCTGACCTTCAATGTGGCTCAAGTCACTGGTGCGGCCACTGATGCGGTGAAAGTCATTGTCCGTGAAGGCATTACCGTGATTGCTCTATTAGGTTTTTTGTTTTATTCCAATTGGCTTTTATCTCTTACCTTTTTGGCTATTACGCCTTTAATTGGCTTTGTTGTTGCGTATGCGAGCAAGCGATTTAAAAAACTCAGCAAAAAAATTCAAGTGACCATGGGCGATATTACCCATATTTCTTCAGAGGCCATCAATGGCTATAAAGAAGTGAAAAGTTTTGGTGGTGAATTGTATGAGCAAGAACGGTTTTTATCGGCCAGTAGGAAAAATTATCGTCAGAATATGAAAATGGTACTGACTTCTGCCATAAATACCCCTGTGTTACAAATGATCGTCGCTTCAGCCTTGGCCACGCTAGTCTTTCTAGCGCTGACTTTTCTTGATGAGATGCAGTCGGATGATTTTATTGCCTATATCGTTGCAGCGGGCTTGTTGCCTAAGCCTATTCGTCAATTGAGTGAAGTGAATGCTACGATTCAAAAGGGTATTGCAGCAGCAGAAAGTGTTTTTCGGATCATTGATGAGACACCTGAACAGGATAAGGGAACACTTGAGGCGAGCTCAATTGAAGGGCGTCTTGAATTTAAGGACGTGAGCTTTAAGTATCCCTATACCGATAAAACGGTGATTAAAAATATAAGTCTTATCATTGAGCCAGGTCAAACGGTGGCTTTTGTCGGGCGTTCGGGTAGTGGAAAGTCAACTTTAGTGAGTCTTATATCCCGATTTTATGATCTAAAAGAGGGTGATATTTTATTAGACGGTCGATCGGTACATGATTATTCTCTACAAACATTGCGCTCAAAAATTGCCTTAGTCACCCAGGATGTGACGCTCTTTAATGATACGATAGAAAAAAATATTGCTTATGGCAGCTTGAGTCAGCATAGCCGAGAAGCCGTGGAGCAGGCGGCAGAGTCAGCCTATGCGATGGAGTTTATTGTCGAGCAATCTGATGGTTTAGACACTTTGATTGGTGAAGATGGGGTCTTGCTTTCGGGGGGGCAAAGGCAACGCCTAGCCATATCTAGGGCCTTATTAAAAGACGCACCGATTTTAATTCTGGATGAAGCAACATCGGCTTTAGATACCGAGTCAGAGAGAAAAATTCAGGCCGCATTGGAAAATGTCATGACCGGTCGTACGACCCTAGTCATTGCGCATCGATTATCGACAATTGAGAATGCGGACCTAATTGTGGTGATGGACAAGGGCGCTATTCTTGAAATGGGCAGTCATGATGAGCTCATCAGCAATAATGGTTTTTATAAGCAGTTACATAATAAGCAGTTTGATATTGATAATGACTGA
- a CDS encoding Rpn family recombination-promoting nuclease/putative transposase, with the protein MKERYINPFTDFGFKKLFGTEFNKPLLIDFLNEVIGSETGTIIELNYLSTEQLAPCHTDRKAIFDIYCENESGKKFIVELQKANQNYFKDRSVYYSTFPIQQQAERGDWNFQLKAVYTIGILDFIFEEDKTDNEVFHHEVKMVNIKTGQVFFDKLTYIYLEMPKFNKTECELETHFDKWLYILKNLNQLTDRPKKLQEKIFSQLFEQAEIAQFDPQEYEQYEESLKQYRDLKNSLDTAYDEGIEQGIEQGIEQGLEQGIEQMMASMHQTGVELNIIAQVAGLSIEETKRILGL; encoded by the coding sequence ATGAAAGAAAGATACATCAATCCTTTTACTGATTTTGGCTTTAAGAAACTTTTTGGCACGGAATTCAATAAACCTTTACTTATTGACTTTCTCAATGAAGTCATTGGCTCAGAAACCGGTACCATTATTGAACTCAATTATTTGAGCACCGAACAATTGGCACCTTGCCACACCGATCGCAAGGCGATTTTTGATATCTATTGTGAAAACGAGAGCGGTAAGAAATTTATCGTTGAACTACAAAAAGCCAACCAAAACTACTTTAAAGATCGTAGCGTCTACTACTCTACCTTTCCAATACAACAACAAGCTGAACGAGGTGATTGGAATTTTCAACTCAAAGCAGTCTATACCATCGGCATATTGGATTTTATCTTTGAAGAAGACAAAACTGACAACGAGGTTTTTCATCATGAAGTAAAAATGGTCAATATCAAAACTGGCCAGGTATTTTTTGACAAGCTCACTTATATCTACCTTGAAATGCCCAAATTCAATAAAACAGAATGCGAACTCGAGACACATTTTGATAAATGGCTTTATATCTTGAAAAATCTAAACCAATTGACTGATCGGCCCAAGAAATTACAAGAAAAAATATTCTCTCAATTATTTGAACAAGCTGAAATTGCTCAATTTGATCCACAAGAATATGAGCAATATGAGGAAAGCCTAAAACAATACCGCGATCTAAAAAATTCACTCGACACCGCCTATGATGAAGGTATTGAACAAGGTATTGAACAAGGTATTGAACAAGGTCTTGAGCAAGGTATTGAACAAATGATGGCAAGCATGCATCAAACTGGCGTAGAACTGAATATTATTGCTCAAGTGGCTGGTTTAAGTATCGAAGAAACAAAGCGTATTTTAGGACTTTAA